The Anopheles merus strain MAF chromosome 2L, AmerM5.1, whole genome shotgun sequence genome has a segment encoding these proteins:
- the LOC121591934 gene encoding dentin sialophosphoprotein-like, which yields MVLRGIRGGYHPRGGGGTRGNGRTSYHGGSGYHGSNHHNSSNYDNRNDNRNSRYGSSSGGGGYDSRNSSRYESDSRYSRNDSRNDSYKRSNSSKYEDNRDRRSPDRKRPRSDHNSQGGGSSRRDYGSSGSGVGGRGGGSSSRYHEGGGGGSSSSSYDKRGSNDHHSSTSGTGDRSSSSSNKFEHHRSSSSASRSHGGGGGDSGSSYRSRDNNTSSMGPPRSVAMRTNHSNTGGRPMMRPPMGGGHRSTMGGSSYMGTGGMHRRGGGMMRGRISHYRSDGRRGMLTTRIMGGHHRRTDGMRPMTMHNRRYPSMRGRGGDMRNRIMGGDVMSKRGVDMKVSKKILIKRALQAAKDGYEDSASDNEDEDDEEDDDGGDDDAGPSRAKKAKKADADDDDDEDDEEDVKQEKSEMWDDEDDGGDGKSKSSAHNEDEDDANTTGATVDDGDDEKDGSKQQTPTKKSAKKEDAKDSNAEDDRKTADDGSDKKRSTKINTKYRTSNFIKLTCTHCKLKCVTFKEYQTHLYTRTHKMKMRALAMKCRERLLEMRAAQRNAQKDEDEKSEDGAGGDEGKRPGFCLLCRLNYRQPRAVHQQSEGHKMMKKFLMPYCSVCKLGFKSPMAFETHRASLDHLKIKARVERYASSTKGDDSGDENQAEAGDLDLDSMTIVDEVGKVDDICEPGVAGETPTRKQRSYGDGGGGSGRAGTEDEDDEDDDDDEEEDDENQMIIGEEHVKKVQVQYCDLCNMYLPRRTENQDRVLREHCKKRSHLKLYIRFRNDKKLREQAERFHKKKLKGDKEAAGKKGDDKKANDSITSTDSKTVTDGNSTANTNDTTSTPKSEGETRSDKKSDTATTGSATESANNATSAKVNTSNASKTDVDSSDANRSLDGSNSTTTTLAATIGGADGPGEPSDELVDKLMWQVVEHEDLGDLLRDVQDDAEEEDDDKTNLERYDKFRHTEKNGGEQRSDAAGAAVEDTVANKAQAKKGTAANGGGADVAANGEASKEAKPAA from the exons ATGGTTCTGCGTGGCATTCGGGGTGGATATCACCCGCGGGGTGGCGGAGGGACTCGAGGCAACGGGCGCACGTCGTACCATGGCGGCAGTGGATATCATGGCTCGAACCatcacaacagcagcaactatGACAACCGTAACGACAACCGCAACAGTCGGTAcggaagcagcagcggcggagGTGGGTACGATTCCCGCAACTCGTCCCGGTATGAATCAGACTCGCGGTACTCCCGGAACGATAGCCGCAACGATAGCTACAAGCGGTCCAATTCGTCCAAGTACGAG GATAATCGCGACCGTCGTTCGCCGGACCGGAAGCGTCCCCGCAGCGATCACAACTCTCAG GGCGGTGGAAGCTCGCGCCGCGACTACGGTAGCAGTGGCAGTGGCGTCGGCGGACGAGGTGGAGGATCGTCCAGCCGGTACCACGAgggaggcggcggcggcagctcCAGCTCGTCGTACGACAAGCGGGGAAGCAACGATCACCACTCGTCGACGTCCGGCACTGGCGATcggtcgagcagcagcagcaacaagttCGAGCAtcatcgcagcagcagcagcgccagtcGCAGccacggtggtggcggcggcgatTCGGGCAGTTCTTACAGGTCGCGGGACAACAACACGAGCAGCATGGGACCGCCGCGCTCGGTGGCGATGCGCACCAACCACAGCAACACCGGCGGCCGGCCGATGATGCGCCCGCCGATGGGGGGCGGCCACCGTTCGACGATGGGTGGCAGCTCGTACATGGGCACCGGCGGAATGCATCGCCGCGGGGGCGGTATGATGCGAGGCCGTATCTCGCACTACCGGTCCGACGGGCGGCGAGGCATGCTGACGACGCGCATCATGGGCGGGCACCACCGGCGAACGGATGGCATGCGGCCGATGACGATGCACAACCGGCGCTATCCCTCGATGCGGGGGCGCGGCGGCGACATGCGCAACCGCATTATGGGGGGCGACGTCATGTCCAAGCGTGGGGTCGATATGAAGGTTTCCAAGAA AATTCTCATCAAGCGTGCGCTTCAGGCGGCTAAGGATGGGTACGAGGATTCGGCCTCCGACAATGAGGAtgaggacgacgaggaggatgaTGACGGTGGCGACGATGATGCAGGACCGTCCCGGGCTAAGAAGGCCAAGAAGGCTGAcgccgatgacgatgatgatgaggatgacgAGGAAGACGTGAAGCAGGAAAAGAGTGAGATGTGGGACGATGAGGACGATGGAGGCGATGGAAAGTCCAAATCTTCCGCACACAACGAGGATGAGGACGATGCCAACACCACTG gtgCTACGGTTGACGATGGTGACGATGAAAAGGATGGCTCGAAGCAGCAAACGCCGACGAAGAAATCCGCCAAGAAGGAAGACGCTAAGGATAGCAACGCGGAAGACGACCGCAAGACGGCGGACGACGGTAGCGATAAGAAGCGTTCGACAAAGATCAACACCAAGTATCGCACGTCGAACTTTATTAAGCTCACGTGCACGCACTGCAAGCTAAAGTGTGTCACTTTCAAg GAGTACCAGACGCATCTGTACACCCGCACCCACAAAATGAAGATGCGCGCGCTGGCGATGAAGTGCCGGGAGCGGCTGCTGGAGATGCGGGCCGCCCAGCGCAACGCGCAGAAGGACGAGGACGAAAAGTCGGAGGACGGTGCCGGTGGCGATGAGGGCAAGCGGCCCGGCTTCTGCCTGCTGTGCCGGCTGAACTATCGGCAGCCGCGCGCCGTCCACCAGCAGTCCGAGGGGCACAAGATGATGAAGAAATTCCTCATGCCGTACTGTAGCGTGTGCAAGCTCGGCTTCAAGAGCCCGATGGCGTTCGAAACGCACCGTGCCTCGCTGGACCATCTGAAGATTAAGGCACGCGTGGAGCGGTACGCTTCGTCCACGAAGGGCGACGATTCGGGCGACGAGAACCAGGCCGAGGCGGGCGACCTCGACCTCGACAGCATGACGATCGTGGACGAGGTGGGCAAGGTGGATGACATTTGCGAGCCGGGTGTGGCGGGAGAAACGCCCACCAGGAAGCAGCGCAGCTacggcgatggtggtggcggcagTGGTCGCGCAGGCACGGAGGATGAGGatgacgaggacgacgatgatgatgaggaggaggacgatgaAAATCAGATGATCATCGGCGAGGAGCACGTGAAGAAGGTGCAGGTGCAATACTGCGACCTGTGCAATATGTACCTGCCCAGGCGCACGGAAAATCAGGACCGCGTGCTGCGCGAACACTGCAAGAAGCGATCTCACCTGAAGCTGTACATCCGCTTCCGGAACGACAAGAAGCTGCGCGAACAGGCGGAACGCTTCCACAAGAAGAAGCTGAAGGGTGACAAGGAGGCTGCCGGAAAGAAGG GCGATGACAAGAAGGCAAACGATTCGATCACTTCCACCGACTCAAAGACGGTCACGGACGGTAATAGCACCGCAAACACGAATGACACAACCTCCACGCCCAAATCGGAAGGTGAAACCCGGTCGGACAAGAAAAGTGACACGGCCACGACAGGTAGCGCAACCGAAAGCGCAAACAACGCAACGTCAGCTAAGGTGAACACTTCCAACGCGAGCAAAACCGACGTCGATTCGTCCGACGCGAACCGCTCGCTGGACGGaagcaacagcaccaccaccaccctggCGGCGACGATCGGTGGTGCCGATGGGCCCGGCGAGCCCTCGGACGAGCTGGTCGACAAGCTGATGTGGCAGGTGGTGGAACACGAGGATCTGGGCGATCTGTTGCGCGACGTGCAGGACGACgccgaggaggaggacgacgatAAGACGAACCTGGAGCGCTACGACAAGTTCCGGCACACGGAGAAGAACGGTGGCGAGCAGCGATCGGATGCCGCCGGTGCGGCCGTGGAGGATACCGTTGCCAACAAAGCGCAAGCTAAAAAGGGAACGGCCGCgaacggtggtggtgccgATGTGGCCGCTAATGGGGAAGCCTCCAAGGAGGCCAAACCCGCTGCGTAG
- the LOC121591935 gene encoding U3 small nucleolar ribonucleoprotein protein IMP3, with amino-acid sequence MVRKLKFHEQKLLKKVDFFNWKETNSLQEAKVMRKYHLQKREDYTAYNKMARSVRELARKIADIDPKHPFRTEMSALLLEKLYVMGVIPTKWDLENANKISASSFCRRRLPLVLVRSKMSENVSHATKMVEHGHVRVGVEVVKDPAFLVPRTLEDFITWVDGSAIQKHLMEYNDMRDDFEM; translated from the coding sequence ATGGTGCGCAAGCTAAAGTTCCACGAGCAGAAGCTGCTGAAGAAGGTCGATTTCTTCAACTGGAAGGAAACGAACAGCCTGCAGGAAGCGAAGGTGATGCGCAAGTACCATCTGCAGAAGCGCGAAGACTACACCGCCTACAACAAGATGGCCCGGAGCGTGCGCGAGCTCGCGCGCAAGATCGCCGACATCGATCCGAAGCACCCGTTCCGGACGGAGAtgagtgcgctgctgctggagaaGCTGTACGTGATGGGCGTGATACCGACCAAGTGGGATCTGGAGAATGCGAACAAAATCAGTGCGTCCAGCTTCTGCCGGCGACGGTTGCCGCTCGTGCTGGTGCGCAGCAAGATGTCGGAAAATGTGTCGCACGCAACGAAGATGGTGGAGCACGGGCACGTGCGGGTTGGGGTGGAGGTGGTGAAGGATCCGGCGTTCTTGGTGCCGCGCACGCTGGAGGACTTCATCACCTGGGTGGACGGTTCCGCCATCCAGAAGCATCTGATGGAGTATAACGATATGAGGGATGATTTTGAGATGTAA